Proteins from a single region of Salinibacter grassmerensis:
- the cysN gene encoding sulfate adenylyltransferase subunit CysN, with protein MDTDLMETQDMDVLRFTTAGSVDDGKSTLIGRLMYDTQEIFEEKMEEIERNTQRDDEELELALLTDGLSAEREQGITIDVAYRYFSTPERKFIIADTPGHEQYTRNMVTGASTAELAVELIDARNGVLEQTRRHGFITSLLQIPHVIVAVNKMDLVGYSEERFREIVAEYEAFADNLDVQDITFVPISALKGDNVVHHSDNMPWYEGSTLLHRLESVRTESTRNQVDFRFPVQTTIRPHQDFRGFAGQVASGKVRPGEEITVLPSGYTSEVDAVTTLDGDLDEAGPGESVVLSLEDEIDVSRGSMIVRSRNKPDVTRQLDADLCWMNEEGMRQDRPYVLQHTTRRTQAYVSKIVYRTNVETFHREEADTFELNDIGRVEIETADPLFVDPYKLNRATGSFILIDPDTNDTVAAGMIRGVAEDVTPFGEHAEPQTEDEPQSSPNVVWEGLQIPREEREKQNGHKAGVVWLTGLSGAGKSTIAKAVEERLFDADVQTMMLDGDNVRHGLSGDLGFAPADRKENIRRVSEVARLFFEQGNVTLCSFVSPYQEDRDSAKELLPEDVRDRFLEVHVDCPLEVCKERDTKGLYAKAEAGEIANFTGVSAPYEAPADPDVVVDTDENDVDACADQIVEALEARGIV; from the coding sequence ATCGACACTGATCTGATGGAGACGCAGGACATGGATGTATTGCGGTTTACGACCGCGGGAAGCGTCGACGACGGCAAGAGCACGCTCATCGGGCGCCTCATGTACGACACGCAGGAGATCTTCGAGGAGAAGATGGAGGAGATCGAGCGCAACACCCAGCGGGACGACGAAGAGCTGGAGCTGGCGCTCCTGACCGACGGCCTTAGCGCGGAGCGCGAGCAGGGCATCACGATCGACGTGGCCTACCGGTACTTCTCCACGCCGGAGCGCAAGTTCATTATTGCCGACACGCCGGGGCACGAGCAGTACACCCGCAACATGGTCACCGGCGCCTCGACGGCGGAGCTGGCCGTGGAGCTGATCGACGCCCGGAACGGGGTGCTGGAGCAGACGCGGCGGCACGGTTTCATCACCTCGCTGCTGCAGATCCCCCACGTCATCGTGGCGGTTAACAAGATGGATCTGGTCGGCTACAGCGAGGAACGTTTCCGTGAGATCGTGGCCGAGTATGAGGCCTTCGCCGACAACCTGGACGTGCAGGACATCACCTTCGTCCCGATCTCGGCCCTGAAGGGCGACAACGTGGTGCACCACTCCGATAACATGCCGTGGTACGAGGGGTCGACCCTCCTGCACCGACTGGAGAGCGTCCGGACGGAATCGACGCGCAACCAGGTGGACTTCCGGTTCCCGGTCCAGACCACGATCCGGCCCCACCAAGACTTCCGGGGCTTCGCCGGGCAGGTGGCGTCCGGAAAGGTGCGGCCGGGAGAAGAGATTACAGTGCTCCCGTCCGGGTACACCTCGGAGGTGGACGCGGTCACGACCCTGGATGGCGACCTCGACGAGGCGGGGCCCGGCGAGTCGGTGGTCCTCTCGCTGGAAGACGAGATCGATGTCAGCCGTGGGTCGATGATCGTGCGGAGCCGCAACAAGCCGGACGTGACGCGGCAGCTGGACGCCGACCTCTGCTGGATGAACGAGGAGGGTATGCGCCAGGACCGCCCCTACGTCCTGCAGCACACCACGCGCCGCACGCAGGCCTACGTGTCGAAGATTGTGTACCGGACGAACGTGGAGACCTTCCACCGGGAGGAGGCCGACACCTTTGAGCTTAACGACATCGGACGGGTCGAGATCGAGACCGCCGATCCCCTGTTCGTCGATCCGTACAAGCTCAACCGGGCGACGGGCAGCTTCATTCTCATCGACCCGGACACCAACGACACGGTGGCCGCCGGCATGATTCGGGGCGTGGCCGAGGACGTGACGCCGTTCGGCGAGCACGCGGAGCCGCAGACGGAGGACGAGCCGCAGAGCTCCCCGAACGTGGTGTGGGAGGGGCTCCAGATTCCGCGGGAGGAGCGCGAGAAGCAAAACGGCCACAAGGCCGGCGTCGTGTGGCTGACGGGCCTGTCCGGTGCCGGCAAGTCCACCATCGCGAAGGCGGTGGAGGAGCGCCTGTTCGATGCGGACGTGCAGACGATGATGCTCGACGGGGACAACGTGCGGCACGGCCTGAGTGGCGACCTCGGCTTTGCGCCCGCCGACCGGAAGGAAAACATCCGCCGGGTGAGCGAGGTGGCGCGGCTCTTCTTCGAGCAGGGCAACGTGACGCTCTGCTCGTTCGTCTCGCCCTACCAGGAGGACCGGGACAGCGCGAAGGAGCTGCTGCCGGAGGACGTAAGAGACCGCTTCCTGGAGGTGCACGTCGACTGCCCGCTGGAGGTGTGCAAAGAGCGGGACACGAAGGGTCTCTACGCGAAGGCCGAGGCCGGCGAGATCGCCAACTTTACCGGCGTCTCGGCGCCCTACGAGGCCCCGGCGGACCCGGACGTGGTGGTCGATACCGACGAGAACGACGTGGACGCGTGCGCCGATCAGATCGTCGAGGCCCTCGAAGCGCGCGGCATTGTCTAA
- a CDS encoding acetyltransferase, with translation MSDPVPLLLVGAGGFGREVAALVEDLNHQAPTWNLCGFVDDNTALHDTTVMGIPVRGSVDWLVRQTDFSVSPTIGNGAARRSVADRLATADLQPATLVHPAVSVHRTVTLGPGAILCQGAAPTVDVQIGPYTVLDQHCTVGHDAVLDAFVSLRPGARVSGSAHLKQEVTVGAGAVVLPNVTIGAGTTVGAGAVVTNDLPPNCTAVGRPARPQ, from the coding sequence ATGTCTGATCCTGTTCCCCTCCTCCTCGTCGGCGCGGGTGGATTCGGACGCGAGGTGGCCGCGCTCGTGGAGGACCTGAACCACCAGGCCCCAACATGGAACCTGTGCGGCTTCGTCGACGACAACACGGCGCTCCACGACACCACCGTCATGGGCATCCCGGTTCGGGGCAGCGTCGACTGGCTCGTCCGCCAGACCGACTTCTCCGTTTCCCCTACCATCGGAAACGGAGCGGCTCGCCGGTCCGTGGCCGACCGCCTCGCCACCGCCGATCTCCAGCCTGCGACGCTCGTCCACCCGGCGGTTTCGGTGCACCGCACTGTCACCCTTGGGCCGGGCGCCATTCTCTGCCAGGGGGCCGCCCCGACCGTGGACGTTCAAATTGGCCCCTACACGGTTCTTGACCAGCACTGCACTGTGGGCCACGACGCCGTGCTCGATGCCTTTGTCTCGCTTCGCCCTGGGGCCCGGGTTTCCGGATCGGCGCATTTAAAGCAGGAGGTCACTGTGGGCGCGGGGGCGGTTGTGCTGCCCAATGTGACGATCGGCGCCGGCACGACAGTGGGGGCCGGGGCGGTCGTCACCAACGACCTCCCTCCCAACTGTACCGCCGTCGGGAGGCCCGCTCGTCCCCAATAG
- a CDS encoding sugar transferase — translation MPAPSSAYSVTTRILDAIGAGLLLIGLSPLLGLVAVGVWLDDGRPILFTQTRIGRGGVPFRVLKFRTLTHEPDDPTRPAAHTTGIGRVLRRWALDEVPQLWNVLRGEMSLVGPRPTVPDQVAQYGPRERRRLQVRPGLTGWAQIHGRNALSWPERIDLDVWYTRNRGLLLDLRILLHTPLILIRGVGVYGVDAKNPSFPSGSQLHV, via the coding sequence ATGCCTGCACCGTCCTCTGCATACTCAGTGACCACGCGGATCCTCGACGCCATCGGGGCGGGCCTGCTTCTCATCGGGCTGTCCCCGCTGCTCGGCCTCGTTGCCGTAGGCGTCTGGCTGGACGACGGCCGACCCATTCTGTTCACCCAGACCCGGATCGGCCGCGGCGGCGTCCCGTTTCGGGTGCTCAAATTCCGCACGCTCACGCACGAGCCCGACGACCCCACACGGCCCGCGGCCCACACAACCGGCATCGGACGTGTCCTCCGGCGCTGGGCCCTCGATGAGGTGCCGCAGCTCTGGAACGTTCTGCGCGGCGAGATGAGTCTCGTCGGCCCCCGGCCCACCGTTCCCGATCAGGTCGCGCAGTACGGCCCACGCGAGCGGCGGCGGCTCCAGGTGCGCCCCGGCCTCACCGGCTGGGCCCAGATCCACGGCCGCAACGCCCTCTCGTGGCCCGAGCGCATCGATCTGGACGTGTGGTACACGCGGAACCGCGGCCTCCTGCTCGACCTGCGGATTCTGCTCCACACGCCTCTCATTTTGATTCGGGGGGTGGGCGTGTACGGGGTTGACGCGAAGAATCCTTCGTTCCCTTCTGGCTCTCAGTTGCATGTCTGA
- a CDS encoding DegT/DnrJ/EryC1/StrS family aminotransferase, which translates to MSKDTAHSASTLPLARPDVTSHERERVLEVLRSGRLSRGPALEAFETAMADRCGTAYAVAVSSGTAALHCIVSALDLAPGAEVLTTPFSFVASSNVLLYEDLRPRFVDVAPSTYALDVDRVAGALTPRTEAILAVDVFGVPVDWPALATLADAHDLRLIDDACEAIGASVRGRPIGAWGDAASFGFYPNKQVTTGEGGCITTDDADLARRCRALRNQGRSQQSSGRMRHDRLGYNYRLDEMSAALGCAQLDRLDTLLDRRAAVAAMYEEALAPLADGVARPEPTDDAERSWFVYVVRLRDDFAPGARDQLMDRLQARGIGCAPYFPPIHLQPHYRDRFGFAPGDFPVCESVSARTLALPFFGDMTRADVDRVAEALTKILPTLPRQP; encoded by the coding sequence GTGTCTAAAGACACAGCCCATTCTGCATCTACACTCCCGCTCGCGCGGCCGGACGTGACGAGCCACGAACGGGAGCGGGTGCTGGAGGTGCTGCGCTCGGGCCGCCTCTCGCGCGGCCCCGCCCTTGAGGCCTTCGAGACCGCAATGGCCGACCGGTGCGGCACCGCCTACGCCGTCGCGGTCAGCAGCGGGACGGCCGCCCTTCACTGCATCGTGTCGGCCCTCGACCTGGCGCCGGGCGCCGAGGTCCTCACGACGCCGTTCAGCTTCGTCGCGTCGAGCAACGTGCTGCTGTACGAGGACCTGCGGCCCCGCTTCGTCGACGTGGCCCCGTCTACCTACGCCCTCGACGTGGACCGCGTGGCGGGGGCCCTCACGCCGCGGACCGAAGCGATTCTCGCGGTGGACGTGTTTGGCGTGCCCGTCGACTGGCCCGCCCTCGCCACCCTCGCCGACGCGCACGACCTTCGGCTCATCGACGATGCCTGCGAGGCAATCGGGGCGTCGGTGCGGGGACGTCCCATCGGGGCGTGGGGGGACGCTGCGTCCTTCGGGTTCTACCCGAACAAGCAGGTCACGACCGGCGAGGGGGGCTGCATCACGACCGACGACGCCGACCTGGCCCGCCGGTGCCGCGCACTCCGCAATCAAGGACGGTCTCAACAATCGTCGGGCCGGATGCGCCACGACCGACTCGGCTACAACTACCGGCTCGACGAGATGTCGGCGGCCCTCGGCTGCGCCCAGCTCGACCGCCTGGACACGCTCCTCGACCGTCGCGCCGCCGTCGCCGCGATGTACGAGGAGGCCCTCGCGCCCCTGGCCGACGGTGTGGCGCGCCCCGAACCGACGGACGACGCCGAGCGAAGCTGGTTCGTGTACGTCGTCCGCCTGCGCGATGACTTCGCCCCCGGTGCCCGCGACCAACTGATGGACCGCCTGCAGGCCCGCGGGATCGGCTGTGCACCGTACTTTCCGCCGATCCACCTGCAGCCCCACTACCGAGACCGATTCGGCTTCGCGCCGGGCGACTTTCCGGTGTGCGAGTCGGTCTCAGCGCGGACGCTGGCCCTGCCCTTCTTCGGAGACATGACCCGCGCGGACGTCGATCGCGTGGCCGAGGCCCTGACCAAGATTCTTCCGACCCTCCCCCGCCAGCCCTGA
- the mntA gene encoding type VII toxin-antitoxin system MntA family adenylyltransferase antitoxin: MLSETTADRLRNVFADHPAVRAAYVFGFVAGDRERDRSDLDLGIVVDSDRWKPTDDKVPLVTDDKVPLVTDCMEAAERDWIDLVVLNGAPLVLQFEAVRPNVLLYARDDFHHGRFFSKVARMCWDFEPHFRRQRKALKERLREKAHG; this comes from the coding sequence ATGCTTTCCGAGACCACTGCGGATCGGCTCCGAAATGTCTTTGCGGATCACCCTGCCGTGCGGGCGGCATACGTCTTCGGATTCGTCGCGGGCGATCGCGAACGAGACCGCAGCGACCTTGATCTCGGCATCGTCGTCGATTCCGATCGGTGGAAGCCCACCGACGACAAGGTCCCGCTCGTCACCGACGACAAGGTCCCGCTCGTCACCGACTGCATGGAGGCGGCGGAGCGGGACTGGATCGACCTCGTCGTGCTCAACGGCGCCCCCCTCGTGCTGCAGTTTGAGGCTGTGCGGCCGAATGTTCTTCTCTATGCCCGGGACGACTTCCATCACGGTCGCTTCTTTTCGAAGGTCGCTCGCATGTGCTGGGATTTTGAGCCCCACTTCCGGCGGCAGCGCAAGGCCCTCAAAGAACGCCTGCGAGAGAAGGCCCATGGTTGA
- a CDS encoding glycosyltransferase family 4 protein: MHIAVFLQHYHTPDCPTAGRPYALVERLGRDHEVTVITTRAWEDTRTAHRFPWAPSGVDLVRFDVPYANTMSAPRRLGAFLHYAARAVRNGLQMSRPDVILGSSTPLTAAAAAGLVARTRGVPWIFEVRDLWPAFPIQMGAVPDVGLHGLLRWGESRLYQSAAHVVTVSPDMERHVRVRAPNAPATTLAYGADPTVLETVGEEARRSLTEHLSPERRFLVLYAGTFGRANAIPTLLDAARRLVDARSDVLVALTGRGHHAPLVEQAARRHDAIRRLPPLPYPDTLALFERADLSLVPFLDRPVLAANAPSKFFDSLAVGTPVVVTNPGWTRRFVERHGCGWFVPPESPEALANRVRTVLTSPADARTRAVHNARDAARRHFDRDVMLDRYTALVEDVAEGPPSRE, encoded by the coding sequence ATGCACATCGCCGTTTTCCTCCAGCACTACCACACGCCGGACTGCCCAACGGCGGGGCGGCCCTACGCACTGGTGGAGCGGCTGGGGCGGGACCACGAGGTAACCGTGATCACGACACGGGCCTGGGAGGACACGCGGACGGCCCACCGGTTTCCGTGGGCGCCCTCGGGCGTTGACCTTGTGCGGTTCGACGTGCCCTACGCCAACACAATGTCGGCCCCGAGACGACTGGGCGCGTTCCTGCACTATGCCGCCCGGGCCGTCCGGAATGGCCTACAGATGTCCCGACCGGACGTAATTCTCGGGTCCTCGACGCCCCTCACCGCGGCCGCCGCCGCGGGCCTCGTGGCCCGGACACGCGGCGTCCCGTGGATTTTTGAGGTGCGCGACCTCTGGCCCGCCTTTCCCATTCAGATGGGCGCGGTGCCGGACGTCGGCCTGCACGGGCTGCTGCGGTGGGGGGAATCGAGACTGTACCAGAGCGCGGCGCACGTCGTGACGGTGTCCCCGGACATGGAGCGACACGTTCGCGTCCGGGCACCCAACGCGCCGGCGACGACATTGGCGTACGGGGCCGACCCGACGGTTCTCGAGACGGTCGGCGAGGAGGCACGCCGAAGCCTGACGGAGCACCTCTCCCCAGAACGACGCTTCTTGGTGCTTTACGCCGGCACATTTGGCCGCGCCAATGCCATTCCGACACTGCTCGACGCGGCCCGCCGCCTCGTCGACGCCCGCTCGGACGTGCTCGTGGCCCTGACCGGGCGGGGCCACCACGCCCCGCTGGTGGAACAGGCCGCCCGTCGGCACGACGCCATCCGCCGCCTTCCGCCCCTTCCCTATCCCGACACCCTCGCACTGTTCGAGCGCGCCGACCTCTCGCTCGTCCCCTTCCTCGATCGCCCCGTATTGGCCGCCAACGCGCCCAGTAAATTTTTCGACAGCCTCGCCGTCGGGACGCCTGTCGTGGTGACGAACCCCGGGTGGACACGACGGTTTGTGGAGCGGCACGGGTGCGGGTGGTTCGTCCCGCCCGAGTCCCCCGAAGCCCTCGCCAACCGCGTTCGAACCGTCCTGACGTCTCCCGCCGATGCTCGCACCCGGGCCGTACACAATGCCCGCGACGCGGCCCGGCGGCACTTCGATCGGGACGTAATGCTCGATCGGTACACCGCCCTGGTAGAGGACGTCGCCGAGGGACCACCAAGCCGGGAGTAG
- a CDS encoding polysaccharide biosynthesis protein, with translation MFSFDPDIEHTTGGTWLRGWGPLLLALPDALLLCGGLLLGYTVHFGGAVFSHAAEWDMASLLILGAYGTALAASGTYCRSPRRMNVSDLLRLGAWLVGAWSGTVALTYAVDPAAMPPRRVLTVLGVVALIGIPGVRVGVRGLLAMQSAPSVGPDPDVSPPSVCLNDLVPREPVAVDRAALHTVLSDRTVLVTGAGGAIGSELSQQLLALEPLRIVLVDMSERNLYRLEQTLRADGYRGDLEVCVADVRDAPLVDSLLARHQPDVVIHTAAYKHVPLMERHPTEAFRNNTQASVQLLQLCEQHAVDRFVFVSTDKAVHPSSVLGTTNQLAEWYVRTGPDSTQCTTVRFGNVFGTDGGVVPRFEEKLAAGEPLPVTHPDMERYFMSPEEACGLVLHTLLLDAFPTYSFRMGDPIRIQWLAERLIRRRYPHVAPETMITYVGRRPGEKLSERLVRDDETMRDTEHPNILGLDGPVPHTRAVLNAHLQRLRSVAAREPPARLRHLLLKTNPGIQPRTNGARSSPLKS, from the coding sequence ATGTTCTCTTTCGACCCGGACATAGAGCACACCACAGGCGGAACGTGGCTCCGCGGTTGGGGGCCGCTCCTGCTGGCCCTTCCGGATGCGCTGCTCCTGTGCGGGGGCCTACTTCTCGGCTATACCGTTCACTTTGGAGGCGCGGTGTTCTCACACGCAGCCGAATGGGACATGGCCTCCCTTCTCATTCTGGGCGCATACGGAACTGCGCTGGCCGCGAGCGGCACCTACTGCCGCTCGCCCCGACGGATGAACGTGTCGGACCTGTTGCGCCTGGGGGCGTGGCTCGTCGGCGCGTGGAGCGGTACGGTTGCACTGACCTACGCGGTCGACCCGGCCGCCATGCCGCCCCGACGCGTCCTCACAGTGCTGGGCGTCGTCGCCCTCATCGGCATTCCGGGCGTCCGGGTGGGGGTACGGGGCCTTCTCGCCATGCAGTCCGCTCCATCCGTTGGTCCGGATCCCGACGTGTCGCCCCCGAGCGTGTGCCTGAACGACCTCGTGCCCCGCGAACCGGTGGCCGTGGACCGGGCTGCCCTGCACACCGTGCTGTCCGACCGCACGGTGCTCGTCACGGGGGCGGGCGGCGCCATCGGATCGGAGCTGAGCCAGCAGCTGCTGGCCCTGGAGCCGCTCCGAATCGTGCTCGTGGACATGAGCGAGCGCAATCTCTACCGGCTTGAGCAGACCCTGCGGGCCGACGGCTACCGCGGCGACCTGGAGGTGTGCGTCGCCGACGTGCGCGACGCCCCCTTGGTAGACAGTCTTCTTGCCCGCCACCAGCCCGACGTGGTGATCCATACGGCGGCCTACAAGCACGTCCCCCTCATGGAGCGTCATCCCACCGAGGCATTCCGCAACAACACGCAGGCCTCCGTCCAGCTCCTGCAGCTCTGCGAGCAGCACGCGGTGGACCGGTTTGTGTTTGTGTCAACCGACAAGGCCGTCCACCCATCCAGCGTCCTCGGGACGACCAACCAACTGGCCGAGTGGTACGTGCGCACAGGACCGGATTCGACGCAGTGTACGACGGTACGCTTCGGAAACGTCTTCGGAACGGACGGGGGCGTCGTGCCCCGGTTCGAAGAGAAGCTTGCCGCGGGCGAGCCGCTCCCCGTCACGCACCCGGACATGGAGCGCTACTTCATGAGCCCGGAGGAGGCCTGCGGGCTCGTCCTACACACCCTCCTCCTCGACGCCTTCCCGACCTACAGTTTTCGCATGGGCGACCCCATTCGGATTCAGTGGCTGGCCGAGCGCCTCATCCGACGCCGGTACCCGCACGTCGCCCCCGAGACGATGATCACGTACGTGGGGCGGCGCCCCGGCGAAAAACTCAGCGAGCGGCTCGTACGGGACGACGAAACGATGCGCGACACCGAGCACCCGAACATCCTCGGCCTGGACGGGCCGGTGCCGCACACGCGTGCCGTGCTCAACGCGCACCTCCAGCGGCTGCGGTCGGTGGCGGCACGCGAGCCGCCGGCCCGGCTGCGACATCTGCTCTTGAAAACGAACCCCGGCATCCAGCCCCGGACGAACGGCGCCCGGTCGTCCCCTCTCAAATCGTAG
- the cysD gene encoding sulfate adenylyltransferase subunit CysD, with protein sequence MPISNDTSEHLDWLESEAIHVMRETVAQFDNPVLMFSGGKDSLTMIHLARKAFYPAKVPFPILHVDTGHNFPETIEFRDNLMEKHGLDLIVGSVEETIESGRAKEEQGPDASRNKLQIVTLLDTIEEQGFDAALGGARRDEEKARAKERFFSHRDRFGNWDPKNQRPELWNLYNGRSRQGEHFRAFPLSNWTELDVWQYIQQEGVEIPSLYLAHERTMFERDGVLLPKSPYNDLRADEHYVEKMVRFRTIGDMTCTGAVESTATTLDEVIAEVATTQQAERGARADDQRAEAAMEERKREGYF encoded by the coding sequence ATGCCCATTTCCAACGACACCTCCGAGCACCTCGACTGGCTGGAGTCGGAGGCGATTCACGTCATGCGGGAGACTGTGGCCCAGTTCGACAATCCCGTCCTCATGTTCAGTGGGGGGAAGGACTCGCTCACCATGATCCACCTGGCCCGGAAGGCGTTCTATCCGGCGAAGGTGCCGTTTCCGATTCTTCACGTGGACACGGGCCACAACTTCCCGGAGACGATCGAATTCCGGGACAACCTGATGGAGAAGCATGGCTTGGACCTGATCGTGGGCAGCGTGGAGGAGACCATCGAGTCGGGCCGGGCGAAGGAGGAGCAGGGGCCGGATGCGAGCCGCAACAAGCTCCAGATCGTGACATTGCTCGACACGATTGAAGAGCAGGGCTTCGACGCGGCCCTGGGCGGGGCGCGCCGGGACGAAGAGAAGGCGCGGGCCAAGGAGCGCTTCTTCTCCCACCGGGACCGATTCGGGAACTGGGACCCGAAGAACCAGCGCCCGGAGCTCTGGAACCTGTACAACGGCCGGAGCCGGCAGGGCGAGCACTTCCGCGCCTTCCCCCTCAGTAACTGGACGGAGCTGGACGTGTGGCAGTACATCCAGCAGGAGGGCGTTGAGATTCCGAGTCTGTATCTGGCCCACGAGCGCACGATGTTCGAGCGGGACGGCGTGCTGCTTCCGAAGTCGCCCTACAATGATCTGCGGGCGGACGAGCACTACGTGGAGAAGATGGTCCGCTTCCGGACGATTGGGGACATGACCTGCACCGGCGCGGTGGAGTCGACGGCGACGACGCTCGACGAGGTGATCGCGGAAGTGGCCACGACGCAGCAGGCCGAGCGCGGGGCCCGGGCCGACGACCAGCGCGCGGAAGCGGCCATGGAAGAACGCAAGCGCGAAGGCTACTTTTAG
- a CDS encoding SLC13 family permease, whose amino-acid sequence MGSLGSLGLNAWITVAVVVGLVGALMADVGRPDLVLLSGLAVLLVTGVVSPGEAFAGFSNSAVLTVGALYVVAGGVQQTNALSRLDRVLFPDTTRLGPVLARFMVPTSVLSGLLNNTPIVAMLTPRLQEWADAQDIPASKLMIPLSYAAITGGMMTLIGTSTNLIVAGLMEAEGYEPLHLFDVTWVGVPAALVVIAYFVLGGHRLLPDRGASAPAAERQLGQNMFEVTVTAPSSIVGQTVAEAGLRDLGDAYLTHVRRGEEVLQGRPDRTLEQGDILAFNGSLAARERLLGRRGLTRTLPHPDGAHGAPARYETLPLYEAVIAESSDLVGTTLGEANFREQYQGVVLGIQRQDEPVTSPVGTTELQAGDLLIVEAPDDFEERWSSGSREEFYLVAPRDGRARRSGAPEDDEETDRSGWAPIALGLTGAMVLAAATGLVPIVTAAFIAALLMILAGCIRVAEAQRALNVQVLVVIAAALGIGTAIETTGLATAAAQGVLSVAEPIGPVAVLVALYLLTNLLTEIITNNAAAVLMLPIAMAAASSLGAPPIAFGVLVAVAASASFLTPIGYQTNLMVMAPGGYRFSDYARVGWPVTLLVMGTSVGIISLVWL is encoded by the coding sequence GTGGGTTCGCTTGGCAGTCTCGGCCTCAATGCCTGGATCACCGTTGCCGTGGTGGTCGGACTGGTCGGGGCACTGATGGCAGATGTGGGACGGCCGGACCTCGTGCTGCTGAGCGGCCTCGCGGTGCTGCTCGTCACGGGCGTCGTGTCGCCGGGGGAGGCCTTCGCCGGGTTTTCCAACTCCGCCGTCCTCACCGTGGGCGCCCTCTATGTGGTGGCCGGGGGCGTGCAACAGACGAATGCCCTCTCGAGGCTTGACCGGGTGCTCTTTCCCGACACCACGCGGCTCGGCCCCGTTCTGGCCCGCTTCATGGTGCCGACCTCCGTCCTGTCCGGGCTGCTCAACAACACGCCCATCGTGGCGATGCTCACGCCGCGCCTGCAGGAATGGGCCGATGCGCAGGACATCCCCGCCTCGAAGCTGATGATCCCGCTCTCCTATGCGGCCATCACCGGGGGCATGATGACGCTCATCGGGACCTCCACGAACCTCATCGTGGCGGGCCTGATGGAGGCGGAGGGCTACGAGCCGCTCCACCTGTTCGATGTTACCTGGGTCGGCGTCCCCGCGGCCCTGGTCGTGATTGCCTATTTTGTCCTGGGGGGTCATCGGCTGCTGCCGGACCGCGGCGCCTCCGCCCCGGCGGCCGAGCGGCAGCTGGGCCAGAACATGTTCGAGGTCACGGTGACCGCGCCGTCCTCCATCGTGGGCCAGACGGTGGCCGAGGCGGGCCTGCGCGACCTCGGCGACGCCTACCTGACGCACGTCCGCCGGGGAGAGGAGGTGCTGCAGGGCCGCCCGGACCGCACCCTCGAACAGGGCGACATCCTGGCCTTCAACGGCAGCCTGGCCGCACGCGAGCGGCTTTTGGGGCGCCGGGGCCTCACGCGGACCCTGCCCCACCCGGACGGGGCCCACGGCGCCCCGGCCCGCTACGAAACCCTGCCGCTCTACGAGGCGGTCATTGCCGAGTCCTCGGACCTCGTGGGCACCACGCTCGGGGAGGCGAACTTCCGCGAGCAATACCAGGGCGTCGTCCTCGGCATCCAGCGCCAGGACGAGCCGGTGACGAGCCCGGTGGGCACGACGGAGCTGCAGGCGGGCGACCTGCTGATCGTGGAGGCGCCGGACGACTTCGAGGAGCGGTGGAGCAGCGGGAGCCGGGAGGAGTTTTACCTCGTGGCGCCCCGCGACGGCCGGGCGCGCCGGAGCGGGGCACCCGAAGATGATGAGGAGACGGATCGGTCGGGGTGGGCGCCGATCGCCCTGGGCCTGACGGGCGCGATGGTGCTCGCGGCGGCGACGGGCCTGGTGCCCATCGTCACGGCCGCCTTCATCGCGGCCCTCCTCATGATCCTGGCCGGGTGCATCCGGGTGGCGGAGGCGCAGCGGGCGCTCAACGTGCAGGTGCTGGTTGTGATTGCGGCGGCACTGGGCATTGGGACGGCCATCGAGACCACGGGCCTCGCGACGGCGGCGGCCCAGGGCGTGCTTTCCGTCGCCGAGCCGATCGGGCCTGTGGCCGTCCTCGTGGCCCTCTACCTCTTGACCAACCTCCTGACCGAAATCATCACGAATAACGCCGCGGCGGTGCTGATGCTACCCATCGCGATGGCCGCGGCGTCGAGCCTCGGGGCTCCGCCCATTGCCTTTGGGGTCCTCGTGGCCGTGGCGGCCTCCGCGAGCTTCCTCACGCCCATCGGGTACCAGACGAACCTGATGGTGATGGCACCGGGGGGGTACCGGTTCAGCGACTACGCCCGCGTGGGCTGGCCGGTCACCCTGCTGGTGATGGGCACGTCGGTGGGCATCATTTCGCTAGTCTGGCTGTAG